In the genome of Bremerella sp. P1, the window TCGCTGCTGTTTCTTTTAACGCTGGCCGTCATCGATCATTGGATCATCGGTCTCAACTTCGTAGCTCGTTTGATGGCCTTTTTGGTCTACGTAGTCGCGGCGGTTGGATTCCTATGGATCTACGTGGCCCCCCTGCTCTTCCATTCCATCAATCCGCTTTACGCGGCCAAGATGATCGAGCAAGGTCAACCGACGTTGAAGAACAGCCTGCTCAATTTCATGTTCCTCAGTCAGAACAACCAGGGAACGCACAAGGCCGTTCTCGATGCGGTAGAAACCCAGGCAGCTTCCGACATCTCGTCGCTGTCGCTGGAACATCTGGTCGACTACTCGAAAGCGATCCGCATCGGTTACGTCCTGGCGACATTGGCGGTGCTGTTTGGCCTTTATACCGTTCTGTCGCCGAAGAATCCGCTGCAGACGGCTGCCAGAATCGCGATGCCATGGAACGACATTGCCCGGCCTTCGAGAGTGAAGATTGTCGACGTCCAGCCAGGTGATGCGAGCATCTACCAAGGGCAGGAAATTGATGTCATCGTCAAGCTGCATGACGTTTCCGATGGAGACCGCCTGGAGGTCATCTACTCGACCAAAGACGGACAACTTGTCGATCAGGCGATTCCACTCGTGCTGAGCGATGATGGATTCGACTATCGAGCCAAGCTGAGCACCTCGGAGTCGGGCATTCAGCAAGACCTGACCTACCGCATTGAAGCCGGCGACGCATCGACGCGTGACTTTGAAGTCACCACGCTGGAAGCACCCTCGATTGACGTGGCCTCGCTGCGTTACGACTTCCCCTCTTACACCCAGGAAGCCTCGTGGGAACAGCAAGGCGATGGTCATATTCGCGCCCTCGAAGGAACGATGGTAACCATCCGCGCAATCAGCAATCGCCCAATCAAGAAGGCGTATATCGAATTCGATCCGGTGGCCGATTCCCCGATCGTTTCGCTCAATACGATTCCACTGCAAGTCAGCTCCGAAGAACCGAATAAAGCTTCCGTCCGCTTCCCCTTGGAAATGAACGACGCTGGTACCGCCGGCAAGTTCCGCTCGTATCAGATTCGCTTCCGAACCGACGACGGCGTGCTCAATCCGCACCCGGTGCTGTACCACATCGACGTGGTGCGTGACCTGCCGCCGGAGATCGAATTCCTGGAACCAACCGCTTCGGAAGTCGAGCTGCCACTGAACCGCAGCCTGGATGTTCGTCTGCGGGCCATTGATCCGGACTACGGCATCCGGCAAATCCGGGTCGACGGCACTATCAGCCAAGAAGGTGGCCCACGGCTGAAAAAGACGATCAACGCATCGATCCTCGAACAGCCCAAGTCAGGCCAGGTGATCGAGAACTGGAAGCTGGTTCCCAAAGAGCACAAGCTGGAAGTCGGCGATGTCGTCAAGCTGATCGGCGTGGCCGAAGATACGCGAACCGATTTCGCTGGCAACCTGAAGCCGAATATCGCAAATACCAATCCACGCACGATTCGCATCGTCGAGCCTGTCGCCGACCAGCAACAAGGCAAGTCGGAAGAAGAAGGCTCGACCGACGACGAAGGCAAACAGTCGGACGAACAGAACAAGTCCGATGACTCCGGCGAGCAAGGAGACCAACAAGGCAAGGGTTCCGAGTCAGGCGACTCCGGCGACATGTCGGAAGGCGAGAAAGGCAACGAAGAGAACCAAAGCGAAGGCAACTCCGGTGGCGACTCGAACCAAGAGGGTATGAAGGGCAAATCCGACAAACCCCAGGAAGGCGAGAACAACGGCGAGTCGGAAGATCAGCAGGAAGGCCAAGGCAGCGGAAGTTCGTCGAAGAAAGAACAAGGCGACGAGAACCAAGAGCCTCAACAGGGTAAGGGTTCGCAGCCGCAAGAAGGCGACCAGCAGTCAGGCGAGCCCCAGGAAGGGGATCCGCAATCCGGCGAAGGAGGAATGGGCCAATCGCAGCAGGAAGGTGGCGACCAAGATTCGCAAGCCCAAGCCAATGGCGGCAAAGGGGGCGAAGCCTCTCAGGCCTCCGACGACCAACAGCGTGAACAGAACCAATCCGATCAAACAGGCCAACCCAATGGTAGCGGCACCGGCAAGGCAGGTGACCCGAACAAGGGTGGCGAACTGCAACAAGGTGACGCTTCCACGCAGCCGAACGAGAACTCGACCGTCGAGCGACAACAAGATCCGGTCGCTTCGGATGGTTCGCAAGATGGTGATGCCTTCGAGCGAATCCAGGACTATCTGAACGAGAAACAGAAACAACAGGGGCAGCAACCCTCGCCTGAAAACAGTGGTCAGCCTAATCCTCAACAACAAGGCGAAGGAGAAGGTTCCGGCACGGGTCAGAAGCCCGAAGAGGGAATGCAAGACGGTGCAGGTGGTGACAGTCAAAAGAACCCGGCGGACGCGCAAGGGCAACCAAGCGACGGTCAGAAGAACCAAGGCCAGGGAAGCAAGCAAGGTTCCGACGAACAGTCGACCGGCGAGCAAAAGGGATCAGAGCCCAACGAGGGTGGTATCGACAACGGCATGAAGCCCGAGAACTCCACCGGCGGCGAGAACGCAACCGGCGAGCAAAAACAAGAAGGCGAGCCCGGCACCACCGACCAGAACGACGGCATGTCGTCGGAACGCAACACGCAGAATGACGAACAAGGTGCCAGCGACAACCAAGGGGGCGCCAAGCAAGAAGATCAAGAGGCCAATCCATCGAGCGACTCCGAGCGTCCCGGTGATACGGGCAAGGGAGACAACACCAACTCCGGAGCTGGCTCGGAAGCCAGCGAAGGTGACAAGGGAAGCCCTGAGTCCAGCGAGAAGGCCAACAAGCAAGGCGAGAACAATATGAAGCCGGACGATCGCCCCAGCGACGAGCAAGGCGATCAACCGAAGTCTCCTTCCAACAGCGACAAACAGTCGGACAGCAAGGGAGAAACCCGCGGCGATCAAAGTGGTGGCGGCGGCTCCGGCGGCGGCCAAGCAGCTAAGCAGGCCGGCAACGACAGCGCCGGCAGCACCAGTGCTGCCGACCAGGGTGCCGGTGCAGCCAATCAACAAGGCGAAGGGGAAACAGGCAAAGAAGGAGGCGATGGTCCTCAAGCCGATCAGCAAACCGGTTCCAGTAGCGATCAGCAAGGAGAAGGTTCGAGCAAAACGAATTCGCCCGCTGGCCAAGAGGCCGGGATGCAAGGCGCTGAATCGGAAAAAGGCCCGAGCGATTCCCAGCAATCAAACGATCCACAGCAAAGTGGACGAGGTCCGGGCAATTCGGCGATTCCTCAAGGAGGCGGCTTGGAAGGGAACAACACACCGCAGAACTACGACGGTCCACGTGTTGAGCCTGGCGAAGACGCCGCCAATCTGGAATACGCCAAGAAAGCGACCGATATGGTCCTGGACGAACTGCAACACCAAGATACGCCCGACCAGGAAATGCTCGACGACTTGGGCTGGTCGAAAGATGACTTCGCTCGCTTTGTTCAGCGCTGGAAGCAAATGAAGCAAGCTGCCAGCAGCGAAGATGCTCAGGCCCAGCAAGATCTCAACGACGCCCTGCGTAGCCTGGGATTGTCGCGCGGTGAAGACACAACGCGTCGTGTGGAATCGCGCGAAGCAGCCGCAGGTGGTTCAAGCGATACGCAGCGCAGCAGCCCGCCTCCGTCGTTCATGGAACAATATCGGGCTTATCTCAAGGGGGCTTCTCAATAAAGCCCTCGTTAGGGCAAAATAGAGAATTCCCGTATTTTCCACCTCGCCGAGCATACTTCGCAGGGATTCGTCTTTCGGCTTGCCCATGCAGGCCGCGTCCTCCCTGCCATGCACGATACAAACATCGTCAGCCGCATGGCACCTCATGTCCCTCGCTACCTCGTTCCCTTTCATCCCAAGAGCGTCTCGCATTACTTCACGGACGTTCTGATCATCGGTGGTGGTATCGCTGGCCTGCGGGCCGCTTTGGAAATTGATCCGAAGCTCTCTGCTCTGATTCTGTCGAAAGAACAGATCCAGGAATCGAACAGCAACTATGCCCAAGGTGGAATTGCCGGCGTCCTGGATGATGACGACCGGTTTGAAGATCACGTCGCCGATACGATCACGGCCGGCGGAAGTCTGTGCGATAAGGAGGTCGTTGACCTTGTCGTGCACGAAGGGCCAGAGTGTATCCGCGAGCTGATTCGCTGGGGAACCGAGTTCGACCGAGTCGACGGGCGTCTGGCACTCACGCGAGAAGGTGGGCACGGTCGAGATCGCATTGTCCATGCGTTGGGTGATGCCACCGGCAAAGAGGTCATTCGCTCGATCGTCGAGATGGTGCGTTCACGTCGCAACATTCAAATCTGGCAGAACGAGTTCACCCAGGACCTGATCGTGCATGATGGCGTCTGCCGCGGGGCACTTGCTTCGGATGAAAAGCATGGTCGAACCCTGATCTGGGCCAAGCATACGATCCTGGCTGCCGGCGGCGTCGGTCAGATCTATCGCGAATCAACCAATCCCAGCGTGGCGACCGGCGACGGCATTGCCATGGCACTGCGTGCCGGTGCCGAAATGCGTGATATGGAATTCATGCAGTTCCATCCGACCGTTCTCTACATTGCCGGTAGTAGCCGTAGCTTGATTACCGAAGCAGTGCGTGGCGAAGGGGGGCACCTGGTCGACCGCAACGGCTATCGGTTCATGAAAGACTACGACCCGCGTGGCGAGTTGGCTCCCCGCGATGTCGTTTCGCAGGCAATCGTTTCGCAGATGGAACTGACCAAGCATCCCAATGTGTATCTGCGGCTCGATCATCTGGATGCCGATTTCGTCCGCAATCGTTTCCCCAGCATCTATGCCGGATGCAAGAAGTTTGGCATCGATATCACTTCCGATCGCATTCCTGTTCGCCCAGGTGCGCACTACATGATCGGCGGCATCTCGGTCGATAACAACGGAGCCACCACGATTCCCAACCTTTGGGCGGCAGGGGAAGTCACCAGCAGTGGGCTGCACGGGGCCAATCGTTTGGCATCGAACAGTTTGCTGGAAGGGCTCGTATACGGTAAGAGGGCCGGTCGCAATGCGTCCCTAGGGGCACTTGCGATGCCGGACCGCTTCGAGGCGATCAATATTCAGCATCCCGTGGCCGAGCCGAGCGAACCGCTCGACTTGGGCGACATTCGCAACTCGCTTAAAAGCTTGATGTGGCGAAACGTGGGCGTACGGCGTGATGCCCGCGGGCTCGAGGATGCCATCGATACGATCGAAGCCTGGTGCCGGTACGTCCTGCCCCAGCAGTTTGACCACCCTAGCGGCTGGGAACTGCAAAACATGCTGGTCGTGGCCCAAGTTATGGCCCGGGCAGCCTTCTTGCGAGAGGAATCGCGAGGCGTTCATTTGCGAATGGATTTCCCCCAGACCGACGACGCCAACTGGAACCATCACCTTCCGCTACGGTTATCAGACCTTCCGTAGGGACTTTTCATCAATCCTACCGGGATACGAACGAACTTCGGCAAGTCTTAATCAGACCGGAGTTTATGTCATCCGGCGCTTACGTTACACTACGTGTTTTGA includes:
- the nadB gene encoding L-aspartate oxidase, which gives rise to MHDTNIVSRMAPHVPRYLVPFHPKSVSHYFTDVLIIGGGIAGLRAALEIDPKLSALILSKEQIQESNSNYAQGGIAGVLDDDDRFEDHVADTITAGGSLCDKEVVDLVVHEGPECIRELIRWGTEFDRVDGRLALTREGGHGRDRIVHALGDATGKEVIRSIVEMVRSRRNIQIWQNEFTQDLIVHDGVCRGALASDEKHGRTLIWAKHTILAAGGVGQIYRESTNPSVATGDGIAMALRAGAEMRDMEFMQFHPTVLYIAGSSRSLITEAVRGEGGHLVDRNGYRFMKDYDPRGELAPRDVVSQAIVSQMELTKHPNVYLRLDHLDADFVRNRFPSIYAGCKKFGIDITSDRIPVRPGAHYMIGGISVDNNGATTIPNLWAAGEVTSSGLHGANRLASNSLLEGLVYGKRAGRNASLGALAMPDRFEAINIQHPVAEPSEPLDLGDIRNSLKSLMWRNVGVRRDARGLEDAIDTIEAWCRYVLPQQFDHPSGWELQNMLVVAQVMARAAFLREESRGVHLRMDFPQTDDANWNHHLPLRLSDLP